The Pseudomonas sp. R4-35-07 genome contains a region encoding:
- a CDS encoding DUF6231 family protein: MTAGISARTPQQALAALLDLHAPKRLLLLGASHFPALDAFKTAHPDVLVSVAQPGPLPADLAAQRFDLALVVDCLEYLPKPLGLRLLGGIRNLNASRIAVLVDMDACAWKETDFFSLALQASERFQRDEQVLTLFTYDLLDYKQVPDWLNARFWANPENFGKYWW; encoded by the coding sequence ATGACCGCTGGAATTTCTGCCCGTACGCCCCAGCAAGCGTTGGCTGCGCTGTTGGACCTGCACGCTCCCAAACGCCTGCTGCTGTTGGGCGCCAGCCACTTCCCGGCACTGGATGCGTTTAAAACAGCGCACCCCGATGTGCTCGTCAGTGTTGCGCAGCCCGGGCCACTGCCTGCCGACCTGGCGGCGCAGCGTTTTGACCTGGCGCTGGTGGTCGATTGCCTTGAATACCTGCCCAAACCCCTGGGTCTGAGGTTATTGGGCGGTATCCGTAACCTCAATGCCAGCCGCATCGCGGTGCTGGTGGACATGGATGCCTGCGCCTGGAAGGAAACCGACTTTTTCTCCCTGGCGTTGCAAGCCAGTGAGCGTTTCCAGCGTGATGAGCAAGTGCTGACGCTGTTTACCTACGATCTGCTTGACTATAAACAAGTGCCGGACTGGCTCAACGCTCGCTTCTGGGCCAATCCGGAAAATTTTGGAAAGTATTGGTGGTAA
- a CDS encoding glycine zipper 2TM domain-containing protein, whose amino-acid sequence MRKSVLLVACFTTLSLLLGGCASSLTGDSYSRDEARRVQTVRMGTIESLRPVKIEGTKTPIGGAAGAVIGGVGGSAIGGGRGSIVTAVIGAVAGGLLGSATEEGLTRTQGVEITVREDDGSMRSYVQAVQENEIFRIGDRVRIMTVDGTSRVTR is encoded by the coding sequence ATGCGTAAGTCCGTTTTACTAGTTGCCTGCTTTACCACCCTGTCATTGCTGTTGGGTGGCTGCGCCTCGAGTCTGACCGGCGACTCGTACTCCCGTGACGAGGCGCGTCGTGTACAGACCGTCCGCATGGGTACCATCGAATCCCTGCGTCCGGTCAAAATCGAAGGCACCAAGACCCCAATCGGCGGTGCTGCGGGTGCGGTCATCGGCGGCGTTGGCGGCAGCGCCATCGGCGGCGGCCGTGGCAGCATCGTTACCGCTGTGATCGGCGCGGTAGCCGGTGGCCTGCTGGGCTCGGCCACCGAAGAAGGCCTGACCCGTACTCAAGGCGTGGAAATTACCGTTCGTGAAGACGACGGCAGCATGCGTTCCTACGTACAAGCCGTGCAGGAAAATGAAATTTTCCGCATTGGCGACCGTGTGCGCATCATGACGGTCGACGGTACCAGCCGCGTTACTCGCTAA
- a CDS encoding OmpA family protein → MLSNKSLALALCLTITGCAQTPQNDAEGGHWWSFGTDKAATKDAVTQTDAKPDAKPAAGAKDAAPVATAAAPAPAAKTDTGSSWWPFSTKSADEKAAEAKADLKADLKAATPAPDGAPVVAKTDTEAHWWWPFDTKPKPLAKVDVTNVPMPDPKITQAWLDDYEPRLRAAIKDSNLQLERRDNVLVVIAPVDGSYNPKRPAMLLPVTLGPFTRVAKAVEADPKTAVLVLGHVDATGSAPASQALSKERAQSIASIFSLSGLKQDRLMLRGMGDLMPRAANDSSQGRALNRRMEIMFTQRTTMLALLNKYNSGKTPPVAEMVAVQDVPAPAPAVKAPAKKAPAKKAAAKPAAKAAKKAPAKPAAKKPAPAKAKAAAPASNDQAKN, encoded by the coding sequence ATGTTATCGAACAAGTCCTTGGCACTGGCGCTGTGCCTCACTATTACCGGCTGTGCACAAACACCACAGAATGATGCCGAAGGTGGGCACTGGTGGTCATTTGGGACCGATAAGGCTGCTACCAAGGACGCAGTGACCCAAACCGACGCCAAGCCGGACGCCAAGCCCGCTGCCGGCGCCAAGGATGCCGCGCCTGTTGCCACTGCCGCAGCGCCTGCTCCGGCAGCCAAGACTGACACAGGCTCCAGCTGGTGGCCATTCTCCACCAAGAGCGCCGACGAAAAGGCCGCCGAAGCCAAGGCCGACCTGAAAGCTGACCTCAAGGCCGCAACCCCGGCTCCGGACGGTGCTCCGGTCGTGGCCAAGACCGATACCGAAGCCCACTGGTGGTGGCCGTTCGATACCAAGCCAAAGCCGCTGGCCAAGGTCGATGTGACCAACGTGCCGATGCCTGATCCGAAAATCACCCAGGCCTGGTTGGACGATTATGAGCCGCGCCTGCGTGCCGCCATCAAGGACAGCAACCTGCAATTGGAACGTCGTGACAACGTGCTGGTAGTGATTGCCCCAGTGGACGGCTCCTACAACCCGAAACGTCCAGCGATGCTGCTGCCGGTGACCCTGGGCCCGTTCACTCGCGTCGCCAAGGCCGTCGAAGCGGATCCAAAGACCGCCGTACTGGTGCTGGGCCACGTCGATGCCACCGGTAGCGCGCCGGCCAGCCAGGCGCTGAGCAAGGAGCGTGCGCAGTCGATTGCCTCGATTTTCAGCCTCAGCGGTTTGAAGCAGGATCGCCTGATGCTGCGTGGCATGGGCGACCTGATGCCGCGTGCCGCCAACGACAGTTCCCAGGGCCGTGCGCTGAATCGTCGCATGGAAATCATGTTCACTCAGCGTACAACTATGTTGGCGCTGCTGAACAAGTACAACTCGGGCAAGACCCCGCCTGTGGCGGAAATGGTTGCCGTGCAGGATGTTCCCGCACCGGCCCCGGCGGTAAAAGCCCCTGCGAAGAAAGCGCCAGCCAAGAAGGCCGCCGCCAAGCCAGCTGCTAAAGCCGCAAAAAAAGCCCCGGCCAAACCGGCTGCAAAGAAACCGGCTCCGGCCAAGGCCAAGGCTGCTGCACCGGCGAGTAACGACCAGGCGAAAAACTGA
- the dinG gene encoding ATP-dependent DNA helicase DinG — MISTELKTTIQGAYTRFLEAKSLKPRYGQRLMIAEVAKVLGDIDTDDEGRRAGEPAVVAVEAGTGTGKTVAYSLAAIPTAKAAGKRLVIATATVALQEQIVYKDLPDLMRNSGLSFTFALAKGRGRYMCLSKLDVLLQEGHAQTATASLFEEEGFKIEVDEASQKLFTSMIEKLAGNKWDGDRDSWPTALEDSDWARLTTDHSQCTNRHCPNFGQCAFYKAREGMGKVDVIVTNHDMVLADLALGGGAVLPDPRDTLYVFDEGHHLPDKAIGHFAHYTRLRSTADWLETTAKNLTKLLAQHPLPGDLGKLIEQVPELAREIKTQQQFMFSACEQVADFKPGEDVEGRERPRHRFVGGMIPEHMREMGIELKKGFSRLTDLFTRLTDLLKEGMDGEVNIGIASNQAEEWYPLFGSLLSRAQGNWELWTAFTVEDPEDNPPMARWLTLSESGALFDIEVNASPILAAEMLRRNLWNVAYGCLVTSATLTALGTFDRFRMRAGLPKKAVTAVVPSPFHHADAGVLRVPDLKADPRDAPAHTAAIIRDLPGLVEGSRGTLVLFSSRKQMQDVFDGLDRDWRKQVFIQGNLSKQETLNKHKARVDGGDSSVLFGLASFAEGVDLPGAYCEHVVIAKIPFSVPDDPVEAALAEWIEARGGNPFMEISVPDASLKLVQACGRLLRTEQDRGTITLLDRRLVTQRYGKAILNALPPFRREIS; from the coding sequence ATGATCAGCACTGAACTCAAAACTACGATCCAGGGCGCCTATACGCGTTTTCTCGAAGCCAAGAGCTTGAAACCGCGCTACGGCCAACGCCTGATGATCGCCGAAGTGGCGAAAGTCCTCGGGGATATCGACACTGACGACGAGGGCCGCCGTGCGGGCGAACCGGCGGTCGTGGCCGTCGAGGCCGGCACCGGCACCGGCAAGACCGTGGCCTACAGCCTGGCTGCGATCCCCACCGCCAAGGCCGCAGGCAAGCGCCTGGTGATCGCTACGGCGACCGTCGCACTGCAGGAGCAGATTGTCTACAAAGACCTGCCTGACCTGATGCGCAATAGCGGCTTGAGTTTTACCTTTGCCCTGGCCAAGGGGCGTGGCCGCTACATGTGCCTGTCCAAGCTCGATGTGTTGCTGCAGGAAGGCCACGCGCAGACCGCTACGGCCTCGCTGTTCGAAGAAGAAGGCTTCAAGATCGAGGTCGATGAGGCCAGCCAGAAGCTGTTCACCAGCATGATCGAGAAACTCGCGGGCAATAAATGGGACGGTGATCGCGACAGCTGGCCCACCGCCCTGGAGGATTCCGACTGGGCGCGCCTGACCACCGACCACAGCCAGTGCACCAACCGCCATTGCCCCAACTTCGGCCAGTGCGCCTTCTACAAGGCCCGCGAAGGTATGGGCAAGGTTGATGTGATCGTCACCAACCACGATATGGTGCTTGCCGACCTGGCCCTGGGCGGCGGCGCCGTACTGCCGGACCCGCGCGACACCCTGTACGTGTTCGACGAAGGCCATCACCTGCCGGACAAGGCCATCGGCCACTTCGCCCATTACACGCGCCTGCGCTCTACCGCCGACTGGCTGGAAACCACCGCCAAGAACCTCACCAAGCTGCTGGCCCAGCATCCGCTGCCCGGTGACCTGGGCAAGCTGATCGAACAGGTGCCCGAGCTGGCTCGGGAGATCAAGACCCAGCAGCAGTTCATGTTCAGCGCCTGCGAGCAGGTGGCCGACTTCAAGCCCGGCGAAGACGTGGAAGGCCGTGAGCGGCCGCGTCACCGGTTTGTTGGCGGGATGATTCCCGAGCATATGCGCGAAATGGGCATTGAACTGAAAAAAGGCTTTTCACGCCTGACCGACCTGTTCACCCGTCTTACGGACTTGCTCAAGGAAGGCATGGATGGCGAGGTCAATATCGGCATCGCCAGCAACCAGGCCGAAGAGTGGTACCCGCTGTTCGGTAGCCTGCTGTCCCGCGCCCAGGGCAACTGGGAGTTGTGGACCGCCTTTACCGTCGAAGACCCGGAAGACAACCCGCCCATGGCGCGTTGGCTGACCTTGTCGGAAAGCGGTGCGCTGTTCGATATCGAGGTCAATGCCAGCCCGATCCTGGCCGCCGAAATGCTGCGCCGCAACCTGTGGAACGTGGCCTACGGCTGCCTGGTGACGTCGGCCACGCTGACCGCCCTTGGCACCTTCGACCGCTTCCGCATGCGCGCCGGCCTGCCGAAAAAGGCCGTCACTGCGGTGGTGCCGAGCCCGTTCCACCACGCCGACGCCGGCGTGCTGCGGGTGCCCGACCTCAAGGCCGACCCAAGGGACGCGCCGGCGCACACGGCGGCGATCATCCGCGACCTGCCCGGATTGGTGGAAGGCTCGCGGGGCACCCTGGTGCTGTTTTCGTCGCGCAAGCAGATGCAGGACGTGTTTGACGGCCTTGATCGCGACTGGCGTAAACAGGTGTTTATCCAGGGCAACCTGTCCAAGCAGGAAACCTTGAACAAGCACAAGGCGCGGGTCGATGGCGGTGATTCCAGCGTGTTGTTCGGCCTGGCGAGCTTTGCCGAGGGCGTGGACTTGCCCGGCGCCTACTGCGAACACGTGGTGATCGCCAAGATCCCGTTCTCGGTGCCGGACGATCCGGTTGAGGCCGCGCTGGCCGAATGGATCGAAGCCCGAGGCGGCAACCCATTCATGGAAATTTCGGTACCCGATGCTTCACTGAAACTGGTGCAGGCCTGCGGGCGCTTGCTGCGCACCGAGCAGGACCGGGGCACCATCACTTTGCTCGATCGCCGCCTGGTCACCCAGCGCTATGGCAAGGCCATCCTGAATGCCTTGCCGCCGTTCAGGCGCGAAATTTCTTAA
- a CDS encoding serine hydrolase domain-containing protein, with amino-acid sequence MQIQGHYELQFEAVREAFAALFDDPQERGAGLCIQVGGETVVDLWAGTADKDGAEAWHSDTIVNLFSCTKTFTAVAALQLVAEGKLKLDAPVAEYWPEFAAAGKESITLRQLLCHQAGLPAIREMLPAEALYDWQLMVDTLAAEAPWWTPGQGHGYEAITYGWLVGELLRRADGRGPGESIVARVARPLGLDFHVGLADEEFYRVAHIARSKGNMGDAAAQRLLQVMMREPTAMTTRAFANPPSILTSTNKPEWRRMQQPAANGHGNARSLAGFYSGLLDGSLLESDMLEQLTREHSIGPDKTLLTQTRFGLGCMLDQPQLPNATFGLGPRAFGHPGAGGSVGFADPEHDVAFGFVTNTLGPYVLMDPRAQKLVGILAGCL; translated from the coding sequence GTGCAGATTCAGGGTCATTACGAGCTCCAGTTCGAAGCGGTACGTGAAGCGTTCGCCGCATTGTTCGATGACCCTCAGGAGCGCGGCGCCGGGCTTTGCATCCAGGTCGGCGGCGAGACGGTCGTCGACCTGTGGGCCGGCACCGCCGACAAGGACGGCGCCGAAGCCTGGCACAGCGACACGATCGTCAACCTGTTCTCTTGCACCAAGACCTTCACTGCGGTCGCTGCGCTGCAACTGGTGGCCGAAGGCAAGCTGAAGCTGGACGCGCCCGTGGCCGAGTACTGGCCGGAATTCGCGGCGGCGGGCAAGGAATCCATCACCCTGCGCCAGTTGCTCTGCCACCAGGCCGGGTTGCCGGCGATCCGCGAGATGCTGCCCGCCGAAGCCCTGTACGACTGGCAACTGATGGTCGATACCCTGGCGGCCGAAGCGCCGTGGTGGACACCCGGCCAGGGTCACGGCTACGAGGCGATCACTTATGGCTGGCTGGTCGGTGAGCTGCTGCGCCGTGCTGACGGGCGCGGGCCCGGAGAGTCCATTGTGGCGCGGGTGGCGCGGCCATTGGGATTGGATTTTCACGTCGGCCTGGCGGACGAAGAATTTTATCGTGTCGCCCATATAGCTCGCAGCAAAGGCAATATGGGCGATGCCGCGGCACAACGGTTACTTCAAGTAATGATGCGTGAACCCACGGCCATGACTACCCGTGCATTTGCCAACCCACCGTCTATTCTGACCAGCACTAATAAACCCGAGTGGCGGCGTATGCAGCAACCGGCGGCAAATGGTCACGGGAATGCACGGAGCCTGGCCGGGTTTTATAGCGGTTTATTGGACGGTAGTTTGCTCGAAAGCGACATGCTCGAACAATTGACCCGTGAACACAGTATTGGCCCGGATAAAACCTTATTGACCCAAACCCGTTTCGGCCTGGGTTGCATGTTGGACCAACCGCAGTTGCCCAATGCGACATTCGGCCTTGGCCCGCGCGCCTTTGGGCATCCCGGGGCAGGGGGCTCGGTAGGATTTGCCGACCCTGAGCATGATGTAGCGTTCGGTTTCGTGACTAATACCCTGGGGCCCTATGTACTTATGGACCCACGTGCGCAGAAGTTGGTCGGAATATTGGCCGGTTGTCTATAA
- a CDS encoding beta-galactosidase, whose amino-acid sequence MIRTLPALFALLFAAPLMAAPAGQQTLFNFVRPADVVKVATQDASLPQYNAEQTPEGEVLRRITFNPAAEPSLVLSPQTGVWDWSQSGAMSLRIQSAMNWALTLYVKVQSADGKTLFSRIDLPAGPAQTLLVPLQAHSPLSQGMKAGPPMPMTVDGQRVLLAASAGDIDRSQVVSVTLSMIKPNAAQSILLERFGVQDSEPVMKAAYSELVDAYGQSTRARWPEKVSNDEQLKAVAAKEQQQLKVWLAERDKSSLDQYGGWNKGPAFDASGFFRTEKRDGRWYLVTPQGHPFYSLGVNTVAPDNSQTYVAGREWMFAALPKAGEPFDKYYGSGDNRTGNGAGEGRGFGAGRWYDFYGANLQRTYGTETGTDGFDQKRWVTHTLDRLQAWGFNTVGNWSDPDLATADRVPYTLPLSIVGDYASISTGTDWWGGMPDPFDPRFAMATERAVAIAARDHRDDPWLIGFFADNELAWAGPGGDAKSRYALAYGTLRMTTDVPAKRAFLKQLRDKYRNEEGLSKAWGIHLAGWELMEDPGFEPPMPDPEHPEIEADFKYFQKTFADAYFKTISDSLKWHAPNQLLLGGRYAVSTPEAVAACAQYCDVLSFNMYTLKPQDGYDFAALRALDKPVLITEFNFGSTDRGPFWGGVTQLAAEEERGAAYAAFLKQAMAEPSIVGVHWFQYLDQPVTGRLLDGENGHFGLVGITDVPFQGFVDSVRKSNLAAVDQLGKAAEKAKAAGAARESEGGRAGQAGKDAGQGAGHAGGHSANGH is encoded by the coding sequence ATGATTCGCACGCTGCCCGCTCTTTTTGCCCTGCTGTTCGCTGCGCCCTTGATGGCCGCACCGGCCGGGCAACAAACTCTGTTCAACTTCGTCCGGCCCGCCGATGTGGTCAAGGTGGCGACCCAGGACGCCAGCCTGCCGCAATACAACGCCGAACAAACCCCCGAAGGCGAGGTGCTGCGCCGCATCACCTTCAACCCGGCGGCCGAGCCGAGCCTGGTGCTCAGCCCGCAAACGGGCGTGTGGGACTGGTCGCAATCGGGCGCCATGAGCCTGCGTATCCAGAGCGCCATGAACTGGGCGTTGACCCTCTACGTAAAGGTACAAAGTGCCGACGGTAAAACCCTGTTCAGCCGCATCGACTTGCCGGCCGGCCCGGCCCAGACCTTGCTGGTGCCGCTGCAAGCCCACTCGCCGCTGAGCCAGGGCATGAAGGCCGGCCCGCCGATGCCGATGACGGTGGACGGCCAGCGTGTGTTGCTGGCTGCCAGCGCCGGGGACATCGACCGCAGCCAGGTGGTGTCGGTGACGCTGTCGATGATCAAACCGAATGCCGCCCAAAGCATCCTGCTGGAGCGCTTTGGCGTGCAGGACAGCGAGCCGGTGATGAAAGCTGCCTACAGCGAACTGGTGGACGCTTACGGCCAGTCCACCCGCGCGCGCTGGCCGGAAAAAGTCAGCAACGACGAGCAGCTCAAGGCTGTGGCGGCCAAGGAGCAACAACAACTGAAGGTGTGGCTTGCCGAGCGGGACAAATCCTCCCTGGATCAGTACGGCGGCTGGAACAAGGGCCCGGCGTTCGACGCCAGCGGCTTCTTCCGCACTGAAAAGCGCGACGGTCGCTGGTATCTGGTCACACCGCAAGGCCATCCGTTCTACTCGCTGGGTGTCAACACCGTGGCCCCGGACAACAGCCAGACCTACGTGGCCGGGCGTGAGTGGATGTTTGCGGCGCTGCCCAAGGCCGGCGAGCCCTTCGACAAGTATTACGGCAGCGGCGATAACCGCACCGGCAACGGCGCGGGCGAGGGGCGTGGTTTTGGCGCAGGGCGTTGGTATGATTTTTATGGCGCCAATCTGCAGCGCACCTATGGCACTGAAACCGGCACCGACGGTTTCGACCAGAAGCGCTGGGTGACCCACACCCTTGATCGCCTGCAAGCCTGGGGCTTCAACACCGTCGGCAACTGGAGCGATCCGGACCTGGCCACGGCCGACCGCGTGCCCTACACCTTGCCGCTGTCGATTGTGGGTGACTACGCCAGCATCAGCACCGGCACCGACTGGTGGGGCGGCATGCCTGACCCGTTCGACCCACGTTTTGCCATGGCCACTGAACGCGCCGTGGCCATTGCCGCTCGCGATCATCGCGACGACCCGTGGCTGATCGGCTTCTTTGCCGACAACGAACTGGCCTGGGCCGGCCCTGGCGGCGATGCAAAATCCCGTTACGCCCTGGCCTACGGCACCCTGCGCATGACCACCGACGTACCGGCCAAGCGTGCCTTCCTCAAGCAACTGCGCGACAAATACCGCAATGAGGAAGGTCTGTCGAAAGCCTGGGGCATCCACCTGGCCGGCTGGGAACTGATGGAAGACCCTGGCTTCGAGCCGCCTATGCCTGACCCGGAGCATCCCGAAATCGAGGCTGACTTCAAGTATTTCCAGAAGACCTTCGCCGACGCTTACTTCAAGACCATTTCCGATTCGCTGAAATGGCACGCGCCCAACCAGTTGCTGCTGGGTGGGCGTTATGCGGTGAGCACCCCCGAAGCCGTGGCAGCCTGTGCCCAGTACTGCGATGTGCTGAGCTTCAACATGTACACCCTCAAGCCCCAGGACGGTTATGACTTCGCCGCCCTGCGTGCACTCGACAAGCCGGTACTGATCACCGAATTCAATTTTGGCTCGACCGACCGTGGCCCGTTCTGGGGCGGCGTCACCCAATTGGCCGCCGAAGAAGAGCGTGGCGCGGCGTACGCGGCCTTCCTCAAGCAAGCCATGGCGGAGCCGTCGATTGTCGGCGTGCACTGGTTCCAGTACCTGGACCAGCCGGTGACCGGGCGCTTGCTGGACGGTGAAAACGGTCACTTCGGCCTCGTTGGTATTACCGACGTGCCCTTTCAGGGCTTTGTCGACAGCGTGCGCAAAAGCAATCTCGCGGCGGTCGACCAGTTGGGTAAGGCGGCCGAAAAGGCCAAGGCGGCCGGCGCGGCGCGCGAGAGCGAGGGCGGCCGGGCGGGCCAGGCCGGCAAAGACGCAGGCCAGGGCGCCGGGCACGCCGGCGGGCACTCCGCAAATGGGCATTGA
- the nhaA gene encoding Na+/H+ antiporter NhaA, protein MPLRSTFTRFFQLEAASGLLLIAAAALALIINNSPLSHLYGAFLDTPVVAQVGALQIAKPALLWINDGLMALFFLLIGLEVKRELLDGHLSKPSQVVLPGAAAIGGMVVPALIYWALNKDNPAALAGWAIPMATDIAFALGVLALLGKRVPVSLKLFLMTLAIIDDLGAIIVIALFYSADLSGASLAGAAACLVALIAMNRLGVVKLGPYLIIGLILWVCVLKSGVHATLAGVTLAFCIPLRTKNAETSPLLTLEHALHPWVAYAILPLFAFANAGVSLTGVSLESFTHPVPMGIAAGLLIGKTIGVFGLTWLAIKTGIASLPSGANWGQVLGVAILCGIGFTMSLFVGSLAFVPGVSEFAGEDRMGILTGSIVAAFIGYAVTAIASRKKAVIS, encoded by the coding sequence TTGCCTCTGCGAAGCACTTTCACCCGTTTTTTCCAGCTGGAAGCCGCCAGCGGTCTGTTGTTGATTGCTGCTGCCGCGTTGGCGCTGATTATCAACAACTCACCTTTGTCGCACCTGTATGGCGCCTTTCTCGACACCCCGGTGGTGGCACAGGTTGGCGCGCTGCAAATCGCCAAGCCCGCCTTGCTGTGGATCAACGACGGCCTGATGGCCCTGTTCTTCCTGCTGATCGGCCTCGAAGTCAAACGCGAGCTGCTCGATGGTCACCTGTCCAAACCGTCCCAGGTCGTCCTTCCCGGCGCGGCGGCTATCGGCGGCATGGTCGTCCCCGCGCTCATCTACTGGGCGCTGAACAAGGATAACCCTGCAGCCCTCGCCGGCTGGGCGATCCCGATGGCCACGGATATCGCCTTTGCGCTCGGCGTCCTGGCGCTGCTGGGCAAGCGCGTGCCGGTGTCGCTGAAACTGTTCCTGATGACCCTGGCAATCATTGACGACCTGGGTGCCATCATCGTCATTGCGCTGTTCTATTCCGCTGACCTGTCCGGCGCATCCCTGGCGGGTGCAGCGGCCTGCCTGGTCGCCCTGATCGCGATGAACCGCCTGGGTGTGGTCAAGCTCGGGCCGTACCTGATCATCGGCCTGATCCTGTGGGTGTGCGTACTCAAGAGCGGCGTCCACGCCACCCTCGCTGGGGTGACCCTGGCGTTCTGCATTCCACTGCGCACCAAAAATGCCGAAACCTCGCCCCTGCTGACCCTTGAGCATGCGCTGCACCCGTGGGTGGCCTACGCCATCCTGCCGCTGTTCGCGTTCGCCAACGCCGGGGTGTCACTCACCGGCGTCAGCCTTGAGAGTTTCACCCACCCTGTGCCCATGGGCATTGCCGCCGGCCTGTTGATCGGCAAGACCATCGGTGTGTTCGGCCTTACCTGGCTGGCCATCAAGACCGGCATCGCCTCACTGCCCAGCGGTGCGAACTGGGGCCAGGTGCTGGGCGTGGCGATCCTGTGCGGCATCGGCTTTACCATGAGCCTGTTTGTCGGCTCACTGGCATTTGTACCGGGGGTCAGCGAGTTCGCCGGCGAAGATCGCATGGGGATTCTGACCGGGTCGATAGTGGCGGCGTTTATTGGTTATGCGGTGACGGCAATAGCAAGTCGCAAGAAAGCCGTTATTTCATAG
- the pdxH gene encoding pyridoxamine 5'-phosphate oxidase, whose product MTQALADMRRDYTRDGLSEAQAPDEPFALFHQWFADAVKTEQAPVEANAMTLATVDQEGRPHCRILLLKGLDAQGFTFFTNYQSAKGEQLAARPFAAMTFFWPTLERQVRIEGRVVKVTPEESDAYYQVRPLGSRLGAWASPQSKVIGDREELQALLKATEQRFSDTQPDCPEHWGGYRLLPERIEFWQGRASRLHDRLNYRLQAGQWTRERLAP is encoded by the coding sequence ATGACCCAGGCACTGGCCGATATGCGCCGTGACTACACACGGGACGGTTTGAGCGAGGCCCAGGCCCCGGACGAGCCGTTTGCCTTGTTCCACCAATGGTTCGCCGATGCGGTGAAAACCGAGCAGGCACCGGTGGAGGCCAACGCCATGACCCTGGCCACGGTCGACCAGGAGGGTCGGCCGCACTGTCGCATCCTGTTGCTCAAGGGCCTGGATGCGCAGGGCTTTACCTTCTTTACCAACTATCAGAGCGCCAAAGGTGAACAACTGGCGGCGCGGCCATTCGCGGCAATGACCTTTTTCTGGCCGACCCTCGAGCGTCAGGTGCGCATTGAAGGTCGCGTGGTCAAGGTTACGCCTGAAGAATCGGATGCGTATTATCAGGTACGACCTCTGGGCAGCCGCCTGGGGGCGTGGGCATCGCCGCAGAGCAAGGTCATTGGTGATCGCGAAGAACTGCAGGCGCTGCTCAAGGCGACCGAACAGCGTTTCAGCGACACCCAGCCCGACTGCCCCGAGCATTGGGGGGGCTATCGTTTGTTACCCGAGCGCATCGAGTTCTGGCAAGGCCGCGCCAGCCGCCTGCATGACCGTCTTAACTATCGGCTGCAAGCGGGCCAATGGACGCGCGAGCGTCTGGCGCCCTGA
- a CDS encoding collagen-like protein — MRKVFLLALLVSPVALAQSVSVETNSLMRLPSSTSVLQLERLDVADYGTLLIPATISQIAVEQLHLGRDARIAIVPGNTALQLQVRQAQLEHGSQITSRGAPGTHEKPAKAGRDLTLRINSLTAEELSVDARGGAGAQGYAGLDGANGVDPGCTWGSAGRGFNGDNGGDGLPGASGAAVRIELAQDFPGDKIKVLVDGGAGGLAGVAGKPGKGGQSKGCLVYRADGGDKGRPGLEGQPGPAGPAGSVTIQRL, encoded by the coding sequence ATGCGTAAGGTTTTTCTGCTGGCCCTGTTGGTCAGCCCCGTTGCCCTGGCCCAGAGTGTCAGTGTCGAAACCAACTCGTTGATGCGCCTGCCCAGCAGCACCAGCGTGTTGCAACTGGAGCGCCTGGACGTGGCGGACTACGGCACCCTGCTGATTCCGGCCACCATCAGTCAGATCGCGGTGGAGCAACTGCATCTGGGGCGTGACGCGCGCATCGCCATTGTTCCTGGCAATACTGCGCTGCAGTTGCAGGTGCGCCAGGCTCAACTGGAGCACGGCAGCCAGATCACCTCCCGCGGCGCACCCGGCACTCATGAAAAACCGGCCAAAGCCGGGCGTGACCTGACCTTGCGTATTAATTCACTGACGGCCGAAGAACTGTCGGTGGATGCCCGTGGTGGCGCCGGCGCCCAAGGGTACGCGGGCCTGGATGGTGCCAATGGCGTCGACCCGGGTTGCACCTGGGGTTCGGCCGGACGCGGGTTCAATGGCGATAACGGCGGCGATGGGTTGCCGGGGGCGTCGGGGGCGGCGGTGCGTATTGAGCTGGCTCAGGATTTCCCAGGCGACAAGATCAAGGTCTTGGTGGACGGCGGCGCCGGTGGTTTGGCCGGTGTAGCGGGCAAACCTGGCAAGGGCGGGCAGTCCAAGGGCTGCCTGGTGTACCGCGCCGATGGCGGCGACAAGGGCCGGCCTGGGTTGGAAGGGCAGCCGGGGCCGGCTGGGCCTGCGGGGTCTGTGACCATTCAACGGCTCTGA
- a CDS encoding CopD family protein, producing MTAFSLAYTLHVLAALIWVGGMFFAWMILRPAAMAALEGPARLKLWANVFQRFFVWVWVAVLILPISGVGLMHLRFNGFETAPRYVQVMMGLYLVMTALFIRIQALKFPALKAAVAAEDWPAGAAALGQIRKLVGINLIVGLVVVAIASARPMF from the coding sequence ATGACCGCGTTTAGCCTCGCTTACACCCTGCATGTATTGGCCGCCCTGATCTGGGTCGGCGGTATGTTTTTCGCCTGGATGATCCTGCGCCCCGCCGCCATGGCGGCCCTTGAGGGCCCTGCCCGGCTGAAGCTGTGGGCAAATGTGTTTCAACGTTTTTTTGTATGGGTGTGGGTGGCGGTGCTGATTTTGCCGATCAGCGGCGTCGGCCTGATGCACCTGCGCTTCAACGGCTTTGAAACCGCACCGCGTTATGTGCAAGTGATGATGGGCTTGTACCTGGTAATGACGGCGCTGTTTATTCGCATCCAGGCGTTGAAGTTTCCGGCGTTGAAGGCGGCGGTGGCGGCTGAGGACTGGCCGGCGGGCGCGGCGGCGCTGGGGCAGATCCGCAAATTGGTGGGGATCAATCTGATCGTGGGGTTGGTGGTGGTGGCGATTGCTTCGGCTCGGCCAATGTTCTAA